One genomic window of Leptospira paudalimensis includes the following:
- a CDS encoding methyl-accepting chemotaxis protein, with amino-acid sequence MLSIADLWKQGKIIINRIRFGLVLLFLLAMIGAKDEFQPKMFIIHMIGTCTMGFYCALAYVLEKKTNPPTWFHKILILMDTLVLSLTIILDCTLSLEEAEAALSNAVVYFIFFFNAIYSGFLGDRKFVLMNSLLGSVLSAIALIVAVNVGGVQLSVDPKQSQEIGYVGLAGEVMKPIFIMIAGYIVSLLVQLLTKISSLADIKADEAEVLLNQTKERSKVSANAALKLESSINNFSKFVSDTSVKLESQAASLEEITAVISELSSSFESNGVSIEEQNNKVQSMVADTVELKETVDQILIQSEQLVEIAEINKKESMSVTEVADQTASHLESIQASFDQVNEINNIVAEIGEKTNLLALNASIEAARAGDVGKGFAVVANEVSKLAEFTKNNVKRISSVVKSSKEIITNARNASKNTGELAKSQIDRLNQTLVQIQNMNQLYIEQRNTLSSILSELSQIRELSNQIAGSTKEQLLGQKEASKGIIQLEMEVNEISRASKDLEEHIQMIKEEANTLASMGNQ; translated from the coding sequence GTGTTATCAATCGCAGATCTTTGGAAACAGGGAAAAATCATCATCAACCGAATTCGTTTTGGATTAGTATTACTCTTCCTACTTGCCATGATTGGGGCCAAAGATGAATTCCAGCCGAAGATGTTCATCATCCATATGATTGGAACGTGTACAATGGGTTTTTATTGTGCACTTGCTTATGTATTAGAAAAAAAAACAAACCCACCCACTTGGTTTCATAAAATTCTCATCTTAATGGACACATTAGTTTTATCGTTAACCATTATCTTAGATTGTACGTTGAGTTTAGAAGAAGCAGAAGCGGCTCTTTCGAATGCAGTTGTGTATTTTATCTTTTTCTTTAACGCGATTTATTCTGGATTTTTAGGAGATCGTAAATTTGTTTTAATGAACTCACTTTTAGGTTCTGTCTTATCAGCGATAGCTTTGATAGTTGCGGTGAATGTCGGTGGTGTCCAACTTTCAGTAGATCCAAAACAATCACAAGAAATAGGATATGTTGGTTTAGCAGGTGAAGTGATGAAACCAATTTTCATCATGATTGCAGGATACATTGTCAGTTTATTAGTCCAACTTTTGACAAAAATTAGTTCTTTAGCGGATATCAAAGCCGATGAAGCAGAAGTGCTCCTGAACCAAACAAAAGAACGAAGTAAAGTTTCTGCAAATGCTGCACTCAAATTAGAATCTTCAATTAATAATTTTAGTAAATTTGTTTCCGATACATCTGTAAAATTAGAATCACAAGCGGCTTCTTTGGAAGAGATCACTGCTGTGATTTCTGAACTTTCAAGTTCCTTTGAATCCAATGGAGTTTCCATTGAAGAACAGAATAATAAAGTACAAAGTATGGTTGCTGATACAGTAGAATTAAAAGAAACAGTCGACCAAATTTTAATCCAAAGTGAACAACTCGTGGAAATTGCAGAAATCAATAAAAAGGAAAGTATGTCCGTTACTGAAGTGGCAGACCAAACTGCATCTCATTTGGAATCCATCCAAGCCTCATTTGACCAAGTGAATGAAATTAATAATATTGTTGCAGAAATTGGCGAAAAGACAAACTTACTTGCGTTAAATGCCTCAATTGAAGCTGCTCGTGCGGGTGATGTTGGTAAAGGTTTTGCTGTAGTTGCCAATGAAGTGAGTAAACTTGCTGAATTTACTAAGAATAACGTAAAACGAATTTCAAGTGTTGTCAAAAGTTCAAAAGAGATCATCACCAATGCAAGGAATGCATCAAAAAATACCGGTGAACTTGCAAAGTCGCAAATTGATCGCCTAAACCAAACGTTAGTACAAATCCAAAATATGAACCAACTTTATATCGAACAACGGAACACTTTATCTTCCATTTTATCGGAATTGTCTCAAATCAGGGAACTTTCGAATCAGATTGCCGGATCCACCAAAGAACAATTATTAGGTCAAAAAGAAGCCTCCAAAGGGATTATCCAATTGGAGATGGAAGTGAATGAAATCAGTCGTGCTTCAAAAGACTTGGAAGAACATATCCAAATGATCAAAGAAGAAGCCAATACCTTGGCTTCTATGGGAAATCAATAA
- a CDS encoding DUF3052 domain-containing protein → MVAKQAGYSGKSVIEKLGIKDNMSLYFLNLPNGLNLEDWGKMPEPVKIAKSLVKELDFIHCFFTSLADYQKSLPKLQSHLKPNGMIWVSWPKKTSKIVSDLDENKIRDFALGLGLVDTKVCAIDPIWSGLKLVIRKSNR, encoded by the coding sequence ATGGTGGCAAAACAAGCGGGTTATTCTGGAAAATCGGTCATTGAAAAATTGGGGATCAAGGACAATATGTCCCTCTATTTTCTAAATCTTCCAAATGGACTCAATTTGGAAGATTGGGGGAAAATGCCTGAACCGGTCAAAATTGCCAAATCACTCGTGAAGGAACTCGACTTCATCCATTGTTTTTTTACCTCACTTGCAGATTACCAAAAATCACTCCCGAAACTCCAATCCCATTTGAAACCCAACGGTATGATATGGGTTTCATGGCCCAAAAAAACTTCCAAAATTGTTTCTGATTTAGATGAAAACAAAATCCGAGATTTTGCCTTGGGTTTGGGCCTTGTGGACACCAAAGTCTGCGCGATCGATCCCATTTGGTCGGGCCTCAAGTTGGTGATCCGGAAATCAAACCGCTAA
- a CDS encoding LA_3150 family lipoprotein, with protein MKIKLTFMMRIILTLSLSLFLLNCQSKEQDREGISSLIINNILNGGVDRNKSLVIMEVADLGGSYTGNCYDTFQLNGGNIGPTSYFNTPPGGAGGLLNTNIKKYNVSTSSCTDLGFASGTNFGSTSQRPNPNDGFTFKMYTCDPNNNPCSRSAITASGF; from the coding sequence ATGAAAATTAAATTAACATTCATGATGAGAATCATTTTAACACTTTCACTTTCGTTATTCCTTTTAAATTGCCAATCAAAGGAACAAGACAGAGAAGGTATCTCTTCCCTTATCATCAACAATATACTCAATGGTGGAGTTGATAGAAACAAGTCTCTTGTGATTATGGAAGTTGCCGATTTAGGTGGTTCTTACACAGGTAATTGTTATGATACGTTCCAACTCAATGGTGGAAATATTGGACCTACATCTTATTTCAACACTCCACCAGGTGGTGCTGGCGGACTATTGAATACGAACATTAAAAAATACAATGTATCAACATCGAGTTGTACTGATTTGGGATTTGCAAGTGGAACCAATTTTGGTTCAACATCACAAAGACCTAACCCAAATGATGGCTTCACATTTAAAATGTATACTTGTGATCCCAATAACAATCCTTGTTCGAGATCTGCGATTACGGCATCTGGTTTTTAA
- a CDS encoding bile acid:sodium symporter family protein, which translates to MNYNNDYQIVLGLVLALMIFGVALELRFIAFKAVLQRPVAALAGLIGQVVFLPWVTLIITLVLDLPAGIELGMLLVAASPGGNLSNIITHLGKGNTALSVSMTAVSSLFAIITLPLNFTLTANLNPVTYAMISGSGDLRIDSLMIVKGLIVLLLIPLLLGMFLGNFFTGFAHKITPFFKRVSSFAFLIFLIVAIGGNWKIFLDNLGFVFVIVVFHNFIALVIGNLIARVFLQNEANKRAITIEVGMQNSGLALGLILTQFQAEPNMALVAAFWGIWHIISGLILVTYWKSRPPVEGN; encoded by the coding sequence ATGAATTATAACAATGATTACCAAATTGTTTTGGGTTTGGTTTTGGCTCTCATGATCTTTGGAGTTGCCTTAGAACTTAGATTCATTGCCTTTAAGGCAGTTTTACAAAGACCTGTGGCTGCTCTTGCTGGCCTCATCGGCCAAGTGGTTTTTTTACCTTGGGTCACTTTGATCATCACGTTGGTTTTGGATCTTCCTGCTGGAATTGAATTGGGGATGTTGTTAGTTGCCGCAAGTCCCGGTGGAAACCTATCCAATATCATTACTCATCTTGGTAAAGGAAACACTGCACTTTCTGTGAGTATGACAGCTGTTTCTAGTTTATTTGCTATCATTACATTACCACTTAACTTTACATTAACGGCAAATTTGAATCCAGTAACGTATGCTATGATTTCTGGTTCAGGAGATCTTAGGATCGATAGTTTGATGATTGTCAAAGGATTAATTGTATTATTACTAATTCCATTATTACTAGGAATGTTCTTGGGCAATTTTTTCACTGGTTTCGCTCATAAAATCACCCCGTTTTTTAAACGTGTTTCATCCTTTGCGTTTTTAATCTTTCTAATCGTTGCTATTGGTGGGAATTGGAAAATCTTTTTAGACAATCTTGGTTTTGTTTTTGTTATTGTTGTTTTTCATAATTTCATCGCTCTCGTCATTGGGAATTTAATTGCGAGGGTGTTTTTACAAAACGAAGCAAACAAACGTGCTATTACTATTGAAGTAGGAATGCAAAATTCAGGACTTGCGTTGGGTCTCATTCTCACACAATTCCAAGCAGAACCTAACATGGCACTCGTGGCTGCGTTTTGGGGAATATGGCATATTATTTCAGGTTTGATTTTAGTAACATATTGGAAGAGCCGACCACCCGTAGAAGGAAACTAA
- a CDS encoding NAD-dependent epimerase/dehydratase family protein translates to MKVLVTGGAGYIGSTLIQHLLNTYPTWQIMATDIKPMSKSFISSQFEFQILDISDRNSVVDLIQDWKPNSIVHLASILNPPPGMSEETQWKIDVQGTKNVLDGAAYARAEQVIITSSGAAYGYHKENKEWIEETDPIRGHSAFVYSKHKREVEELLAEYRSIFPQLKQLILRPGTILGKTVNNLITDMFQKPFVMGILGHKSPFVFIWDEDVIQIITKGIADKKDGKFNLAGDGALSLQEISKMIRKPYVPIPAFLLQSLLWVLRKLRLTQYGPDQIDFLRYRPVLSNTQLKTVFGYIPKYNSRETFIMYLNAKGVPYDEI, encoded by the coding sequence TTGAAAGTTTTAGTGACAGGGGGTGCGGGTTATATTGGATCCACGCTCATCCAACATTTATTAAATACCTATCCAACTTGGCAAATCATGGCAACGGATATCAAACCGATGTCTAAGTCATTTATTTCTTCTCAATTTGAATTCCAAATTTTGGATATCAGTGATCGAAATTCTGTTGTTGATTTGATCCAAGACTGGAAACCCAATTCGATTGTCCATCTTGCATCAATTCTCAATCCCCCTCCTGGAATGAGTGAGGAAACACAGTGGAAAATTGATGTTCAAGGCACCAAAAATGTGTTAGATGGAGCAGCATATGCTCGAGCAGAACAAGTGATCATCACAAGTTCAGGTGCAGCATACGGTTATCATAAAGAAAATAAAGAATGGATTGAAGAAACAGATCCGATTCGAGGTCATTCAGCGTTTGTATATTCCAAACACAAACGTGAAGTAGAAGAATTATTAGCAGAATACAGATCCATATTCCCTCAACTCAAACAATTGATCTTAAGACCAGGAACCATCCTTGGAAAAACAGTGAATAATCTAATTACTGATATGTTTCAAAAACCTTTTGTAATGGGTATCTTAGGTCACAAAAGTCCATTTGTGTTTATTTGGGATGAAGATGTAATTCAGATCATCACCAAAGGTATAGCTGATAAAAAAGACGGTAAGTTCAATTTAGCTGGAGATGGTGCTCTCAGTTTACAAGAGATCAGCAAAATGATTCGAAAACCATATGTTCCCATTCCTGCTTTTTTGTTACAGTCTTTGTTATGGGTACTTAGGAAACTTCGGCTCACACAATATGGTCCCGACCAAATTGATTTTTTACGTTATAGACCAGTTTTATCAAATACACAATTAAAGACGGTATTTGGCTATATTCCCAAGTACAATTCAAGAGAGACATTCATAATGTATTTAAATGCCAAAGGAGTTCCATATGATGAAATTTAA
- a CDS encoding Vgb family protein: MKFKLFVFVLIFTYSSLSAIQLDIKDNNGKSLDLVMVTIKAEKPQVPPRDDHGYPPERLEFMITPEVTMFTNPYGKVTISFPYAPKVNIRLRKIGYKDVNLRSYSNQSSVSFRMEKQTDLNLLVGQYPSNSWVAALNFGEDKDLRKTYLEQCGFCHQQGSFFMRRAFSEGDWEDIINRMMGYGARPHGKAKKKLPSLLSNAYVDLLKHPERVSPGRPWGKELYGAVIREWPMGDSFSQMHDLLYHKKTGLVYVGDNIQDRLWEIDPNTGKTVVYKVPKQPDDELGGLLPGRLRSFQKHETYVGLHSLAESPVDGNIFITPSLQKRITEFDPKTKKFKDHMFQNGLYPHTIRIDDEDRVWFTLALSNQVGMFDRKDLSFHYFDLPARTKKESFSLWISGFIVKLMNWGFPMHLLPVDERVSGMPLPYGIDVAPDGTVWFTRLHADTIGKINPKDFSFQVIETPFQGPRRLRVDRDNHVWISVFPEGSIAKYTPEDGKFKLYPLPTAVDGVETPYSLNVDRKRNLVWVTGTSSDNLMAMDIKTEIWKVYPMSRKVTFTRDIEFSPDGKAYSSNGAFPSWQIEDGQPTLMEVTQAK, translated from the coding sequence ATGAAATTTAAACTTTTTGTTTTTGTATTAATATTCACCTACTCTTCGTTATCTGCAATCCAGTTGGATATCAAAGATAATAATGGAAAAAGTTTGGATCTTGTTATGGTTACAATTAAAGCTGAAAAACCACAAGTGCCACCTCGAGATGACCATGGTTATCCACCTGAAAGACTTGAATTTATGATTACACCAGAAGTGACTATGTTTACAAATCCCTATGGTAAGGTAACTATCTCATTTCCTTATGCACCAAAAGTAAACATTCGATTACGTAAAATTGGGTATAAGGATGTTAATCTACGTTCCTATTCCAATCAAAGTTCTGTATCGTTTCGAATGGAAAAACAAACTGATTTAAATTTATTAGTTGGGCAATACCCTTCTAACAGTTGGGTTGCAGCACTTAACTTTGGCGAAGACAAAGATTTAAGAAAAACATATTTAGAACAATGTGGTTTTTGTCACCAACAAGGAAGTTTTTTCATGAGAAGAGCATTCTCAGAAGGTGATTGGGAAGATATCATCAATCGAATGATGGGTTATGGTGCAAGACCTCATGGGAAAGCTAAGAAAAAACTTCCAAGTTTACTTTCAAATGCATATGTTGATTTGCTCAAACACCCTGAACGTGTGTCTCCTGGTCGTCCATGGGGAAAAGAGTTATATGGGGCTGTCATCAGAGAATGGCCTATGGGTGATAGTTTCTCCCAAATGCATGATTTATTATACCATAAAAAAACTGGTCTTGTATACGTAGGTGATAATATCCAAGACCGTCTTTGGGAAATTGATCCTAACACAGGTAAAACGGTAGTATACAAGGTTCCAAAACAACCAGATGATGAGTTGGGTGGTCTATTACCAGGAAGGTTAAGATCATTTCAAAAACATGAAACCTATGTTGGTTTACATTCCCTTGCGGAATCTCCAGTTGATGGTAATATTTTTATCACTCCTTCTTTACAAAAACGTATCACAGAGTTTGATCCTAAAACAAAAAAGTTCAAAGACCATATGTTTCAGAATGGACTTTATCCGCATACCATCCGTATTGACGATGAAGACCGAGTTTGGTTTACGTTAGCACTTTCAAACCAGGTAGGTATGTTTGATCGTAAGGATCTTTCTTTCCACTACTTCGATTTACCTGCAAGAACCAAAAAAGAAAGTTTTAGTTTATGGATCAGTGGATTCATTGTCAAACTGATGAATTGGGGTTTTCCAATGCATTTATTACCTGTAGATGAACGTGTGAGCGGAATGCCACTGCCATATGGGATTGATGTTGCACCTGATGGAACTGTTTGGTTTACAAGATTACACGCTGACACAATTGGCAAAATCAATCCGAAAGATTTTTCCTTTCAGGTAATTGAAACACCATTCCAAGGCCCACGAAGGCTTCGAGTGGATCGAGACAATCATGTATGGATTTCGGTATTTCCAGAAGGATCAATCGCTAAGTACACTCCAGAAGATGGAAAGTTCAAACTGTACCCACTTCCAACAGCAGTAGATGGAGTGGAGACACCTTATTCTCTGAATGTGGATAGAAAACGTAATCTTGTTTGGGTCACAGGAACTTCATCAGACAATTTAATGGCAATGGATATCAAAACAGAAATTTGGAAAGTATATCCCATGAGCCGTAAGGTTACATTTACTCGTGATATTGAATTTTCACCGGATGGAAAAGCTTATTCTTCGAATGGTGCTTTCCCAAGTTGGCAAATTGAAGATGGGCAACCTACTCTTATGGAAGTTACACAGGCAAAATGA
- a CDS encoding MFS transporter: MSSSNTYNQGQMIRFLLASFLGFLAGHLTNYSVILYAQDVWNQDALAGIGFGLCFGVPLILGWFAGAWCDSHSPQILAQIAHGSFLIALGLLNLSSQLIGVTSVSLFLFAAFFVGVGWAILAPARMSLLGRLAGEKQKKMAVIFNVLVMLGFGFAPPILAFCRSIGSWQMVHITGVSLFLIAMCLLIGIKTEGQGKTSSAWDRILRGVSYAKNHTLLRQTLLFSIVIYCSMGPVQVMMPRYAKGVLQLGEMERGFFLGALALALLLGGGTSLKLAKPFGYGKLILTSGLLCGLGLLGIGLSSHLWISISLLLVSGFGAGASISLLVAILQSEVGQEYRGRLMSLYTITSQVVPAFAGFLSGIILVKVSIPTAVVSAGIILTLIVIFTTIRLKTLRNYTL, encoded by the coding sequence ATGAGTTCCTCTAATACTTATAACCAAGGACAAATGATTCGATTTTTGTTAGCATCCTTTTTGGGCTTTTTAGCTGGTCACCTAACTAACTATAGTGTCATTTTATATGCACAAGATGTTTGGAACCAAGATGCATTAGCAGGAATTGGATTTGGACTATGTTTTGGTGTCCCATTAATACTAGGATGGTTTGCAGGAGCCTGGTGTGATTCTCACTCACCACAAATTTTAGCACAGATTGCCCATGGATCGTTTTTAATTGCACTAGGGCTATTAAATCTTTCCTCACAATTGATTGGCGTCACTTCTGTATCTTTATTTTTATTCGCAGCGTTTTTTGTTGGAGTGGGTTGGGCAATCCTCGCTCCCGCTAGGATGTCTTTACTTGGCAGATTAGCTGGCGAAAAACAAAAAAAGATGGCAGTGATATTTAATGTACTCGTGATGTTAGGTTTTGGTTTTGCTCCACCCATTTTGGCGTTTTGCAGAAGCATTGGTTCTTGGCAGATGGTTCACATCACTGGTGTTAGCCTTTTTTTAATTGCAATGTGTTTACTCATCGGAATCAAAACGGAAGGACAAGGAAAAACTTCTTCTGCTTGGGATAGGATCCTTCGCGGGGTATCTTATGCAAAAAATCATACATTACTTAGACAAACACTCTTATTTTCGATTGTGATCTATTGTTCCATGGGACCAGTGCAAGTGATGATGCCTAGGTATGCAAAAGGTGTATTACAATTAGGTGAGATGGAACGTGGATTCTTTTTAGGAGCACTCGCCTTAGCTTTACTTTTGGGAGGAGGTACCTCTTTAAAACTGGCAAAACCGTTTGGTTATGGAAAATTGATCCTCACCTCTGGATTGTTATGTGGATTAGGTCTTTTAGGCATCGGACTCAGTTCACATTTATGGATTTCGATTAGTTTATTACTTGTGAGTGGATTTGGTGCTGGAGCTAGTATCAGTTTGCTTGTTGCCATCCTTCAATCAGAAGTGGGCCAAGAATACAGAGGAAGGTTAATGAGTTTGTATACAATAACTAGCCAAGTTGTACCGGCATTTGCAGGATTTTTATCGGGGATTATTCTTGTAAAAGTTTCGATTCCAACTGCAGTTGTTTCTGCAGGAATAATATTAACCCTGATTGTGATTTTTACCACAATCAGGTTAAAAACACTTCGAAACTATACGCTTTGA
- a CDS encoding DUF2804 domain-containing protein, with protein MSILQCSKGKLSPDQVVDEHGKIIQVIPEPDATETKQIEFTSSVALLKEDGTLNVSGWSRYPHFQINESYIKAEPKRYKRWEHYTFYNENFGGAITVTDIGNLAMGSIELLEFKSGKTIFSKTELVRPGAILFPTNTTDPIEFTKGNQFIRIQKQKGKRIITYAIQGDSSNETIQGNFEFTEKSNEALAIITPFSQSDFFYEYKMPSLICKGTIVYKQSIYDFKEDSYAVLDWGRGTWPEKNKWLWAAGAGMVGGELLSLNLGYGFGDPKNATENGIVYKGKVHKLDKVVWKYDVTDYKKPWKFVSNQGRLELNFTPVYLLHSDIDLMGMIGFLKQLIQNFSISEIFELLKTEAYLNKAFGVYNGYVVLDNGTKLEVKNLFGFAEQMYQQW; from the coding sequence ATGTCAATCTTGCAGTGTTCAAAAGGTAAATTATCACCAGACCAAGTGGTTGATGAACATGGAAAAATCATTCAAGTGATTCCGGAACCAGATGCAACTGAGACTAAACAAATAGAATTTACTTCATCTGTTGCTCTTCTCAAAGAAGATGGAACTCTTAATGTTTCAGGATGGTCTAGATATCCACACTTTCAGATCAATGAATCTTACATAAAAGCAGAACCTAAACGTTATAAACGATGGGAACATTACACATTCTATAATGAAAATTTCGGAGGTGCTATCACTGTAACTGATATTGGAAATTTAGCGATGGGTAGCATCGAGTTATTAGAATTTAAATCAGGTAAAACAATTTTTTCTAAAACAGAACTTGTTAGACCAGGTGCCATTCTTTTCCCAACCAATACTACGGATCCTATTGAATTTACGAAAGGAAACCAATTTATTAGAATTCAAAAACAAAAAGGAAAAAGAATCATCACTTATGCAATCCAAGGTGATTCCTCTAATGAAACTATCCAAGGTAATTTTGAATTTACCGAAAAATCAAATGAAGCACTGGCAATCATCACTCCATTTTCCCAATCAGATTTCTTTTATGAGTACAAAATGCCAAGTTTGATCTGTAAGGGTACAATCGTATACAAACAATCTATTTACGATTTTAAAGAAGATAGTTACGCAGTGTTAGATTGGGGAAGAGGAACTTGGCCTGAGAAAAACAAATGGCTTTGGGCAGCTGGCGCAGGAATGGTTGGTGGAGAACTTCTTAGTCTCAATTTAGGTTATGGATTTGGTGATCCCAAAAACGCAACAGAAAACGGTATCGTTTACAAAGGGAAAGTTCATAAACTTGATAAAGTAGTTTGGAAGTATGATGTTACAGATTACAAAAAACCTTGGAAATTTGTGAGTAACCAAGGTAGATTGGAATTAAACTTTACTCCAGTTTATTTATTGCATTCTGATATAGATCTTATGGGTATGATCGGTTTTTTAAAACAACTGATTCAAAATTTTTCAATATCTGAAATCTTTGAATTATTAAAAACCGAAGCTTACTTGAATAAAGCCTTCGGTGTTTATAATGGTTATGTGGTCTTAGATAACGGAACAAAACTAGAAGTTAAAAACTTGTTTGGTTTTGCCGAACAAATGTACCAACAATGGTAA